In a single window of the Balaenoptera acutorostrata chromosome 3, mBalAcu1.1, whole genome shotgun sequence genome:
- the PIERCE2 gene encoding piercer of microtubule wall 2 protein, producing the protein MTEYDWDKKSTSASNSETEMKPEQLPPCVNPGNPVFSCMLDPKTLHTATSLSRPKMIMYKTNSSNYGEFLPMPQFFPCYYTPKDQVFSSNIRATGFYQNNTLNTAPDRTRMLDFPNFQRTL; encoded by the coding sequence GATAAGAAAAGTACTTCAGCTTCAAAttcagaaacagaaatgaaaccTGAACAACTGCCTCCTTGTGTGAACCCTGGCAATCCTGTGTTTTCATGTATGTTGGACCCAAAGACACTCCATACAGCTACCTCACTATCAAGACCTAAGATGATTATGTATAAAACTAATTCAAGTAATTATGGTGAATTTTTACCCATGCCACAGTTTTTCCCCTGCTATTATACTCCAAAGGACCAAGTATTTTCAAGCAATATCAGAGCTACTGGATTTTATCAAAATAACACTCTAAACACTGCACCTGACAGAACAAGAATGCTTGATTTTCCTAATTTTCAACGCACTCTATGA